Genomic window (Bacillus pumilus):
CTCCTTTTTCAAATGAGGAGAAAAACAAGAATCCTTTTTTTTCAGCACGGACGTTGAATGTACTGCCCGTTTGTTTTGCAAACATTTTCCCTTTTCCACCTACGACCATCACGGAAATATCGGAACGATCTTCAGGCTGAACCTTCACACGAAATCCAGAAAGAGAGACATCTAATTGATCCACCTCACCTTTTTTCGCTGAAGCTGTTGTGACAGCTTTTTCACGGGAGAAGCTTAAATGAAAGAGATCTTCATTTTTGAAGAGCATCCCAATCATTAAAAAGACACCTACAATTATACAAATTAGACCGATTAACCGCTTCATTCATACCATCCCTTTATCTTCTGACCTTTTCATTATAAGGAAAAGCGAAACAGAAAGAAATCAAATATCGGAAGAAAAAACCTGCTTTTCTTCCGATTTGACATCGATTTCTTAGTTTGCTTGCTGTTCTGGCTTCTTCTCAAGCTTTAGCTTCTGCCATTCTTTTTCAACTTCATCTGCATAGTCTAGATGAGCATATGCCCCTTGATCAGCAAATTGTGCATAGCTGCCCGCTTTTGTTTCCATTTCTTCAATACGATTCTCCATTCGAAGAAATTCCTTATATGCACTTTCACTGTCTACTTTATTCATGGATTCGTTCATATGCTGCTTTGCCTGTGCGGCATTTGCTCTTGCAATGAGTGCCTGCTTCTTGTCTTTAATATCACGCAGCTTCGTTTCTAATTGCTGCAATTGCTCTTTCAGCTCTTTTAATTGTTTCACAGATTGCTGGTAGGCTTCCTGATATTCCTGGTGCTTTTCTTCAAAATACTTCATTTCTGTGAGCGCTTTTCGTGCCAGCTCTTCTTCTCCTGAATGAAATGCCAGCTCAGCTTGTTTCTTTCTTTTATCAGCAAAGGCTTCCGTCTCTTCTGCTTTGCGCAGGAAACCCTGCTGAATCGTTTGCTGTTTGATGATCGCGTGTTTTGCTTTGGCGATATCGTCCTCCATATCACGAACGTACTGATTCAACATGACACGCGGATTCTCTAATTTATCTAAACCTTCATTGACCGTTGCAACAAACATATCTCTTACTCTTCTGAATACCATTTGATATTCCTCCTCTTATTTTTTCTTTAAAAAATCTTCCCATTCTTGATCAAATGACGTGTGAATCGGTTCATCCATTTTCGGTGCCGTGTTCGGCTCCATATATGATCGACTCGACGATTCTTTTGCCTGTTCACCATTGATCATCGTCCAGCCAAAGTAGAGAAGCCCTCCAGCCAAAGCAATTCCAAAAATAAATGGCAGAGATTGCACGACGATCAGTACACCAATGACTGCTAGAATGACACCGAAAGTTTTGCTGCCTTTCTCATATTTCTTTACACCTACATAGATGAGCCACGCCCCAATCAGAATCGGGATCAGCCCTCCGATCGAACCACCAAAGAAGATGGATAGACCGACAAACATGAATATCGAACCGATGATGGTTTTACTTGTTAATTTCATCTTCATGCCTCCTTTCTTGCTCCTTGCTTTAACTATAGTCAAAAAAGAAAGCTGGCAAAACGTGTCGCAGATTGATCTTTCATTGCGACCAGAGTCGTAACTTCACTCAGACTGTGCGTTAGAACCCAATAAAAAAGCACTCTTCGAATGTGAAGAGTGCTCAGAATATTGACAAATGGCTAAAATGATCTTGATTTTAGCCATTTGTCTTCTTTTCAGCGTGATAGAAAACCTTTGAAGTCTAGAAAGGCCGAGTACTGGCGCGGAGCGAATTTGACATTCGTGAGCACCAGCACGCAGGACTGACAAAGAATGCGAGGGTTTGACTACACGCTGAGCACTCTTCGAATGTGAAGAGTGCTTTTCCTTATTTAGACCGAAACACGTCTGCGCTTCGTTCATATTCAACATCCGCATCACCGAGCCGATGATTCACGATCCGGGCGGCTGCAAATAAATAGTCAGAGAGCCGATTTACATATGTGAGCGCAACCGCTGGAATCTCTCCCTGCTTCGCAAGCGTCACCATATGCCGCTCTGCTCGTCTGACGACTGTCCGCGCCACATGTAAAAGAGCAGCGCCTTCCTGGCCGCCTGGTAAAATAAACTTGGTGAGCGGCGTGGCTTCTTCTACATAGACATCCATTCTTTGCTCAAGGACGGCTACAGACGCTTCAGTTAATTTACCTTCTTTGTGTGGTTTGACTGTTGCCAAATCTCCGCCGCAATCAAACAGCTCATGCTGTATGACCGTAAGCTCTGACAGAATGTCTTGAAACAATTCGCCATGCTGACGTAAATTTGCATGTGCAAGTCCAATAAAGCTATTTGCCTCATCTAACGTGCCGTACGCCTCTACTCTAACATCATCCTTGTCGGCTCTCCCGCCGATCAAGCCGGTTTGGCCTCGATCCCCTGTTTTTGTATAAAGTTTCATCGGTGTTCCCCCTTTTCCATTGCTTTGTCCTTTTAGTATACCCTGAAGTGGAGGGGTTGTATTTGTTTTGCTAAAACAATGTGTTTTTAATATTCGATTGAATCACATGATCAATCAAAAAAAGCGAACCCTTTGGTTCACTTTTAAATGGCATTCAATGTATAAAGAAGACGGTGCAATTTCTGCCTTAATCTTTCTTGTAAAAGCTCACCATTTTTTGTTTCTTGCATACCCGCAATAGCGATACAAAGATGATGAATAGGCATGCTCGTCGCTTGTTTGATCATGTGGACAAGCTGCCCCATGAGCTGAACAGACGATCCGTCTGATCGAGTTTCTTTCAGCACAAGCCAAATGGTCAGCTCGTCTTGCTGGCGCATACCGTAAAGCACCATATCGTCTTCTGTGTCTTCAGCAGCAAATTGTTTTGATCCATTCGTTTGGTCGTAAAACAATAGTCCTTCACGATCATCCAGTTCGTCAAGAAGCGTCTCACTTCCCGTTCCGAGAGATCTTTTCCAAAAGAAGCCACCTCTTTTCTCATGTGAGGAAAGGATGCGAAGCGGCTGTTTGATGGAAAACATCATTCCTTCTTCGTCATATGTGCTCCATCCATCTGCTAACTTCTCATTTGATGCTAGAGACTCCCCCGCAGGCTCAATGATCAGCTGAGGGTTTGGCCGAAATGGATGCTGGAGCGGTGTCACATTTGTTTCATATACACGATTGATCCGCTCAGGTGTCAAGACGTGATGCGGCTGTCCTATCATTTCAGTCTTTCCTTCATCAAGTAGCAGCAACCGGTCACAATACAAACTGGCGATGTTCACATCATGAAACACGCCGATCACCGTTAAGCTAGAGGAAGTGGTTTCTTCTTTAATTAAATCAAGCAAGTCTTTTTGATAAGCCAAATCAAGAAAACTGGTTGGTTCATCCAGCAATAAATATTCAGGTTGCTGAGCTAATGCCTGTGCCAAGTAAACACGCTGCTGCTCTCCCCCGCTCAACTCATGGATGGATTGATCCTTAAACTGCGCAACATCCGTTTGTTCCATTACTTTGTTTACAATCTGCATATCCTCTTGCGTAACAGATTGCAGCCATCCTTTTTGATATGGATAACGACCAAATTGAACCGTTTCTCCCACTGTAAATGAGAAGGCTTGGTCCGTTTTCTGCGGAAGAACAGCCATTTTTTGCGCAAGCACCTTCGGACGGTAGGATTGAACCAGTTGACCGCTCACGCGCACTTCGCCACTCTTAGGTGCCAGCATTCCAGAAATCAGCTTCAGCAAGGTCGACTTCCCGCTCCCATTTGGGCCAAGTATACCGAGAAATTCTCCTTGCTTCACCTCAAAATTGATGCCACGTATGACCTCTTTCTCTCCATATCCACCTCTGACTTCCTTCACTTGAATCATAGATGCGTCCCTCCTCTATATTTGCGGATAAGGATGATGCCAAATACAGGAGCACCAATTAACGCAGTAATGATGCCAATCGGTAATTCAGTCGGCTCAATGATCGTCCGGGACAACACATCTGCTAAAACGAGAAACGAAGCGCCGTTCAGCATAGACAAAGGTAGGAGATGCCGGTGATCTGTGATAGCTAGGAGACGGATAAAGTGCGGAATCACAAGTCCCACAAATCCGATCGTCCCTGACACCGCTACCGCACTTCCAGTCAGAATCGAACCAGCAAGCAGCACGATATATTTGCTCCTTTTCACATGGACACCTAATAGCTGTGCCTTCTCCTCTCCATACGTCATGACATTCAAATCCCGACCCATCAGCATTAACGCAAAGGTCCCAATAAAAAAGAAAGGGAGGAAAAGCGCAATATAGCGCCAGCCCCTCATGGACACACTGCCGAGAAGCCAATGAATAATCTCTTTTAGATCATCACCCGTTAAAGCAATCATTAATGAGATAAGCGCGCCCAAAAAGGAGCTGAAAATCACCCCTGTTAAGATTAAAGAAGAGATGCTCATTCCCCGATGAACAAGACGCGCAAAAAAGAGGACGAGACATAGGGTCACAAGCGCTGTTGTCATACTGAAAAAAGGCAGTGTGAAACTGCCGAGCAAAGGGAGCTGCAAGCTAAAAAATAGTGTCGCGACAGCTCCAACTGATGCCCCTTGAGATACACCTAGCGTATAAGGATCTGCAAGGGGATTTTTTAATAAACCTTGAAAGGCTGCACCAGATAAGGACAGCGCTGCTCCGACTAGTGCCGCTAATATGACCCTCGGCAGCCGAATATTCATCATAATATTGCGATCAATTGAATCTATGGTGCCAATCTGCACCCCGAATAGTTCATGAACAAAAATACGGAGAATAGACGGAATGGGAATCCCTAAGCTTCCAAAGGAGATTCCCATTCCAATGCTCACCACAAGAAGTAAAGCACTTAGTGTGTATGCGACGATGAATTTATTTGAACGTGTCAGGATAGATGCTTTTCGCAAGAGCCTCGACTCCTTCAACCAATCGCGGTCCCGGTCTTGATGCGAGATCCGTATTCAATTGAAAGACTTGTTTTTCTTTCACTGCTTTGATCGCATTCCAGCCATCTCTCTTTTTCAGATCAGCTAAACTGGAACCATCAATCGTGACAATGACATCAGGATTTCGTTTGATAATCGATTCTTCTGTTACTTGCACCCAGCCAGTTTGATCGCCAGCAGCATTTTTTGCATGTATAGCAGAAAGCATTTCGTTCATAAATGTATTCGTACCTGTTGTATATATTTCAGGCGCACCTGATACTTCGACAAAGACTGTTTTTTGTTTGTCTTTGGAAATTGACTCTGCTTGTTTCTTGATGTCATTCAGTTTTGTTTTCATCTCGTCTACAAGCTTTGTCGATGCTTCTTTTACTCCGGCTGCTTCTCCGATCATGTTGATTGATTTGTACACGTCCTTAAAGGAGGTGGCATCATTTACAGTCAGCACTTGAATCCCTGCATCTTCAAGCTGTTTAAATCCATCTTTTGATCCCATCTGCGATGCATGAGCTAGTACAAGATCGGGCTTTAAGGAAATAACCTTCTCGACATTGAATTCAAGTCCGCCAATCTTCTCTACCTTTTCAACTTCCTTTGGATAATTGTCAAAGTCTGATCGTCCGACTATTTTATCTCCAAGACCAAGTGCATAGGCAACCTCTGTATTACTCGGAATTAACGAAACGATGCGTTTAGGCTGTTCCTTGATTTCGACTGTTTTGCCAGCTGCATCTTTAATTGATACAGGAAATGCCGCAGCTGTTGTTTCGTTATTTTGTGAACTCTTAGCCTGATGATCTGTGTCAGCACCTGCACATCCTGCTAAAACACCCATCACAAGCAATAGCGATAGCCAAATGGCTGTTAACTTTTTCATGAATGAACCCCCTGGTTTATGTACTGCTTGACGAAATCTCTTTCGTCAATTCTTTTCTAATTTCGGGAATATTATACTACAGTGCAGATAGGTTGTATATGTGATTTCTAAAAGCGTTTTTTCCGTTCGAATAAAAGAAAAACAGCCTCTAAAAAGACTGTTTCCCACCCAATTATCTATTAATTTTTTCCCCGTTGATGACGACTTTCTGGAAAGAAGGAGCTACTGCATGTTCCAAAGAAAGTGGGTACGACACATGATCTATGACACAATTCTTCATGCTGAAGTGTGTCACAGGGGAATGTGGGTAGGCAGCTATTTTCACACCATACCGTCCGCCGCTGCTTTTAAGTCCTTCTACTTCAATATGACGTACAACAGGACGATGAGTACCTGCATCTCCTTCTTCATACATCATGTCGATACAGACCACTTCATGCTTTAAGCTTTTAACTGTATTGTCTTTAAAATAAATATGTTCAATGGTTCCGCCTCTGACCGAGTTGGTTTTAATACGCAGTGCTCGGTCCAGGTTCGGACTATCCATGACATTATTCTCTGCGTATACATACCTTACTCCGCCAGAGATTTCGCTCCCGATTGTCACTCCGCCATGTCCATCACGCATCTCATTTCTACGAATGACAATGTTTTCAGATGGCATCCCTATTCGCCGTCCGTCCTCATTTCTGCCAGATTTGATGGCAATACAATCATCTCCATTATCAAAATAACAATCTTCAATGAGCACATTCCGGCAAGACTCTGGATTGACACCATCTGTGTTTGGCCCATGCCCGATGATATGGACCCCGCGGATGATGACGTTTTCACTTAACACCGGATGAATTTGCCACATCGGTGAATCCTTCACTGTCACTCCTTCAATAAGAACTTGCTGACATTGATAGGGCTGAATAAAGCTTGATCTTAAATAATGGCCTTCTCCAAACACTCTTTCTTCTACTGGTATTCTCTTTTCAGCCATGTCAAATAGAATCTGACGATCACGGTCCTGAGAAGGCTGGCCATTCGTTCCATACTTCCAAGGCCACCAATGATGCTCATCTCCTCTGCCATCAAGCGTTCCAGCTCCTGTAATGGCGATGTTTTCTGCATGGTGTGCATAAATGAGAGGTGAATAATTATAAAGCTCCACCCCTTCATATCTTGTCAGTACAAGGGGCAGATAATCCTTTGGGTTTTGGCTGAATGTCACATAGGCTTTCTCATGCAAATGAAGCTCTACATGACTCTTCAATTCTAGAGCACCTGTCACAAACGTCCCTTCTGGAATCAGCACACGTCCTCCTTTCAACCGGTGCGCATCATCAATAGCAGACTGAATTGCAGTTGTTGAGAGCTCGGTCCCTTTCGCATCTGCACCGTAATGTACCACATTGAATTCACGATTAGGGAACAGTGGCGCTTTTATCTGCTTTAATACTTGATCCATTCCGTTAACTTTTTCCCTTTTTCTTGCTAAACGTGTGAGACCAATTCCTGTGAGTACCGCTCCTGTTGTGACATACATCAAACCCCGTTTTTTAGACACGATCTCATCCCCCAGTCGCCTTAAAGTGTGACACCCGTTTTGAAAATAGCCAGCTCTCTAAAATTGTTTTTTTCATGATTTAATAGCGTTCCGCTCGCCACATCAATGACAGTTGAAATGAATTTTTCTAACACAACACCTTCTGGAATATCTTCAAGCAGTTCTCCCGCATTAAAATCAATCCAGTGTTTTTTTGTTTCATATAAGGATGTATTCGTTGAGACCTTCATTGTTGGAACAAACGTGCCAAATGGTGTCCCTCTGCCTGTTGTGAAAAGAACCAGCTGACAGCCGGAAGCGGCAAGAGCAGATGAAGCAACTAAATCATTCCCCGGCGCACTTAATAAATTTAAGCCCTTTCGCTTCAGCAACTCCCCATATTTCAATACATCTTGAATTTCAGAAGTCCCTGCTTTTTGTGTACAACCGAGAGATTTATCCTCTAATGTCGAAATTCCACCTGCTTTATTTCCCGGGGAAGGATTTTCATATACCGGCTGTCGATGATCCATAAAGTATTGTTTAAAGTCATTAATCATTTGCACAATATTGTCGAAAGTCGTTTCTGATTCCGCTCTCTCCATTAAAATCGTTTCAGCTCCAAACATTTCGGGCACTTCAGTTAACACTGTCGTACCGCCTTGAGCAACAATAAAATCTGACAGCCTGCCTAAAAGCGGATTTGCAGTTATGCCAGAGAATCCATCAGACCCTCCGCACTTCAAGCCAATTTTCAGTTCAGATAACGGAATCTCTTCACGGTGATCTTCTCTCGCCGCATCATAAATTTCCTTGAGTAAAGCGACTGCCGTCTCAATTTCATCTCCTACTTCTTGGCTTCTTAAAAATTTCACTCTCTCGCGGTCATATTCACCTAATGTGGACTGAAAATCTTCAATATCATTGTTTTCACAGCCAAGCCCAAGGACGAGAACCCCTCCCGCGTTCGGATGCTTGACGGCATTTTGTAAAATGGTTTTTGTATTTTCATGATCGTCCCCAAGCTGTGAGCATCCATAATTGTGCTTTAATACGAGAGCTGTTTCAAAGGGATGGATGTTTCCGCCCATTTCAGCGATGAATATTTGAATGATTTGATCAGCGATGCCGTTCACGCATCCCACGGTTGGCACAATCCAAAGTTCATTGCGAATCCCGCTCTCCCCATTTTTTCGTTTATATCCTTTAAATGTAAGATTCGTTTTTTCATAGGGATTATCTGTGAATGAAGGCTGGTATTCGTAATCGAGCTTGCCTGATAGATTGGTTTTAATGTTATGTGTATGCACCCATTCTCCAGCAGAA
Coding sequences:
- a CDS encoding FecCD family ABC transporter permease, with the protein product MRKASILTRSNKFIVAYTLSALLLVVSIGMGISFGSLGIPIPSILRIFVHELFGVQIGTIDSIDRNIMMNIRLPRVILAALVGAALSLSGAAFQGLLKNPLADPYTLGVSQGASVGAVATLFFSLQLPLLGSFTLPFFSMTTALVTLCLVLFFARLVHRGMSISSLILTGVIFSSFLGALISLMIALTGDDLKEIIHWLLGSVSMRGWRYIALFLPFFFIGTFALMLMGRDLNVMTYGEEKAQLLGVHVKRSKYIVLLAGSILTGSAVAVSGTIGFVGLVIPHFIRLLAITDHRHLLPLSMLNGASFLVLADVLSRTIIEPTELPIGIITALIGAPVFGIILIRKYRGGTHL
- the liaH gene encoding stress responsive protein LiaH yields the protein MVFRRVRDMFVATVNEGLDKLENPRVMLNQYVRDMEDDIAKAKHAIIKQQTIQQGFLRKAEETEAFADKRKKQAELAFHSGEEELARKALTEMKYFEEKHQEYQEAYQQSVKQLKELKEQLQQLETKLRDIKDKKQALIARANAAQAKQHMNESMNKVDSESAYKEFLRMENRIEEMETKAGSYAQFADQGAYAHLDYADEVEKEWQKLKLEKKPEQQAN
- a CDS encoding heme ABC transporter ATP-binding protein, whose amino-acid sequence is MIQVKEVRGGYGEKEVIRGINFEVKQGEFLGILGPNGSGKSTLLKLISGMLAPKSGEVRVSGQLVQSYRPKVLAQKMAVLPQKTDQAFSFTVGETVQFGRYPYQKGWLQSVTQEDMQIVNKVMEQTDVAQFKDQSIHELSGGEQQRVYLAQALAQQPEYLLLDEPTSFLDLAYQKDLLDLIKEETTSSSLTVIGVFHDVNIASLYCDRLLLLDEGKTEMIGQPHHVLTPERINRVYETNVTPLQHPFRPNPQLIIEPAGESLASNEKLADGWSTYDEEGMMFSIKQPLRILSSHEKRGGFFWKRSLGTGSETLLDELDDREGLLFYDQTNGSKQFAAEDTEDDMVLYGMRQQDELTIWLVLKETRSDGSSVQLMGQLVHMIKQATSMPIHHLCIAIAGMQETKNGELLQERLRQKLHRLLYTLNAI
- a CDS encoding cob(I)yrinic acid a,c-diamide adenosyltransferase yields the protein MKLYTKTGDRGQTGLIGGRADKDDVRVEAYGTLDEANSFIGLAHANLRQHGELFQDILSELTVIQHELFDCGGDLATVKPHKEGKLTEASVAVLEQRMDVYVEEATPLTKFILPGGQEGAALLHVARTVVRRAERHMVTLAKQGEIPAVALTYVNRLSDYLFAAARIVNHRLGDADVEYERSADVFRSK
- a CDS encoding UxaA family hydrolase, which translates into the protein MKDFIVIHPSDNVGIALKVLEQGEELHHQELSVVLKETIAKGHKFALADIKQRENIMKYGYPIGHATTAISAGEWVHTHNIKTNLSGKLDYEYQPSFTDNPYEKTNLTFKGYKRKNGESGIRNELWIVPTVGCVNGIADQIIQIFIAEMGGNIHPFETALVLKHNYGCSQLGDDHENTKTILQNAVKHPNAGGVLVLGLGCENNDIEDFQSTLGEYDRERVKFLRSQEVGDEIETAVALLKEIYDAAREDHREEIPLSELKIGLKCGGSDGFSGITANPLLGRLSDFIVAQGGTTVLTEVPEMFGAETILMERAESETTFDNIVQMINDFKQYFMDHRQPVYENPSPGNKAGGISTLEDKSLGCTQKAGTSEIQDVLKYGELLKRKGLNLLSAPGNDLVASSALAASGCQLVLFTTGRGTPFGTFVPTMKVSTNTSLYETKKHWIDFNAGELLEDIPEGVVLEKFISTVIDVASGTLLNHEKNNFRELAIFKTGVTL
- a CDS encoding glycoside hydrolase family 28 protein, whose protein sequence is MSKKRGLMYVTTGAVLTGIGLTRLARKREKVNGMDQVLKQIKAPLFPNREFNVVHYGADAKGTELSTTAIQSAIDDAHRLKGGRVLIPEGTFVTGALELKSHVELHLHEKAYVTFSQNPKDYLPLVLTRYEGVELYNYSPLIYAHHAENIAITGAGTLDGRGDEHHWWPWKYGTNGQPSQDRDRQILFDMAEKRIPVEERVFGEGHYLRSSFIQPYQCQQVLIEGVTVKDSPMWQIHPVLSENVIIRGVHIIGHGPNTDGVNPESCRNVLIEDCYFDNGDDCIAIKSGRNEDGRRIGMPSENIVIRRNEMRDGHGGVTIGSEISGGVRYVYAENNVMDSPNLDRALRIKTNSVRGGTIEHIYFKDNTVKSLKHEVVCIDMMYEEGDAGTHRPVVRHIEVEGLKSSGGRYGVKIAAYPHSPVTHFSMKNCVIDHVSYPLSLEHAVAPSFQKVVINGEKINR
- a CDS encoding ABC transporter substrate-binding protein, which encodes MKKLTAIWLSLLLVMGVLAGCAGADTDHQAKSSQNNETTAAAFPVSIKDAAGKTVEIKEQPKRIVSLIPSNTEVAYALGLGDKIVGRSDFDNYPKEVEKVEKIGGLEFNVEKVISLKPDLVLAHASQMGSKDGFKQLEDAGIQVLTVNDATSFKDVYKSINMIGEAAGVKEASTKLVDEMKTKLNDIKKQAESISKDKQKTVFVEVSGAPEIYTTGTNTFMNEMLSAIHAKNAAGDQTGWVQVTEESIIKRNPDVIVTIDGSSLADLKKRDGWNAIKAVKEKQVFQLNTDLASRPGPRLVEGVEALAKSIYPDTFK